One stretch of Prunus persica cultivar Lovell chromosome G1, Prunus_persica_NCBIv2, whole genome shotgun sequence DNA includes these proteins:
- the LOC18780394 gene encoding uncharacterized protein LOC18780394: protein MGEPSLFDKMINHLRATSKYYTGYPKDLGPSRIIHFTSEREFVQLLHEGYPVVVAFTLRCNLTRHLDSVLEEAAAEFHPHVKFMRVECPKYPGFCITRQRKEYPFIEIFHSPQQTLNQGRVADPNITKYAVKVLPFNYDTSAYGFREFFKRHGIQVSNPQ from the exons ATGGGGGAGCCATCACTTTTTGATAAAATGATCAACCATCTCCGTGCAACTTCCAA GTATTATACTGGTTATCCAAAGGATCTTGGGCCATCAAGGATCATCCATTTTACATCAGAACGTGAGTTTGTGCAGCTCCTTCACGAAGGCTATCCCGTGGTTGTTGCATTCACCCTCAG GTGTAATCTCACAAGGCATCTTGATAGCGTATTGGAGGAAGCTGCAGCCGAGTTTCATCCGCATGTAAAATTTATGCGT GTTGAATGCCCAAAATATCCTGGATTCTGTATTACGCGGCAGAGGAAGGAATATCCATTTATAGAAATATTTCATAGTCCCCAACAA ACACTTAACCAGGGAAGGGTTGCTGATCCAAATATTACAAAGTATGCTGTGAAAGTTCTACCT TTCAATTACGACACTAGTGCCTATGGATTTAGAGAATTTTTCAAGCGCCATGGAATACAGGTTTCAAATCCACAGTGA
- the LOC109948975 gene encoding uncharacterized protein K02A2.6-like translates to MPGIDPQIICHRLHVNPAIKPVAQKRRNFAPERVAIIETEIDKLLAAGFIEEVSYAEWLANIVLVAKKDKGLWRVCVDYTDLNKACPKDNFPLPRIDQLVDSTSDGASNHKGSGAGVVITTPDGTLLEQAITLGFSASNNEAEYEALLAGLCLAKELTIKRLAIYSDSQLITNQASGEYMAKHPRMIQYLDKVQGLLKEFPTFTIQQVPRTENTHADALASLGSSLDTQFRRSILVEHLDRPSIEEIEPIDSMQIDEDPSWQDPIIDYLVNGNLPTDKSEARKVQQKAARYYMQGDKLIRRSYSGPHLTCIKYPQTLEVLCKIHDGECGNHSGGRSLAQKALNVGYFWPTMRHDSTEYVKRCDRCQRYKPVPSLPAEIYHPQNSPWPFMQWAIDLITAFYKKYGIKQHLSTPRYPQGNGQAEASNKIILDCLKKRLEGAEGKWVDELPGVLWAYRTTKRRSTGETPFSLAYGTEAIIPPHITVPSIGIEVGSIEQNSEQMRLNLDLLEGEREKAIVRVASYQQRLKSYYDKRAKIRQFQPGDLVLRKAFITAQRQGSKKMKPNWEGPYIISRSGGRGSYTLDTMEGKEIPRQWNAYHLQRYYP, encoded by the exons atgcctggcatcgaTCCCCAGATCATCTGCCATCGCTTACACGTCAACCCAGCCATCAAACCTGTAGCGCAGAAGAGACGTAACTTCGCCCCCGAGCGGGTTGCCATCATTGAAACCGAGATCGATAAGCTTCTAGCTGCTGGTTTCATCGAAGAAGTCTCCTACGCAGAATGGCTGGCGAACATTGTTCTAGTggcaaaaaaagataaaggtcTGTGGAGAGTGTGCGTCGACTACACCGAcctcaacaaggcatgccctaaagacaactttccaCTGCCTAGAATTGATCAGCTCGTCGATTCAACTTCCG ACGGAGCATCAAATCATAAAGGATCAGGGGCAGGCGTCGTCATAACCACCCCAGATGGAACCTTGTTGGAACAAGCCATCACACTAGGCTTTTCTGCTTCAAACAACGAGGCAGAATATGAGGCATTGCTCGCAGGATTGTGCCTAGCAAAAGAACTGACGATCAAGAGATtagccatctactcagactcCCAACTGATCACGAATCAAGCCTCAGGCGAGTATATGGCAAAGCATCCAAGAATGATCCAGTACCTCGACAAAGTCCAAGGACTTCTGAAAGAATTTCCTActttcaccatccaacaagttccACGGACAGAGAACACTCATGCAGATGCGTTGGCAAGCCTAGGATCATCACTGGACACCCAATTCAGACGCTCCATCCTAGTTGAACACCTTGACCGACCAAGCATCGAAGAAATAGAGCCAATCGACTCAATGCAGATCGATGAAGACCCCAGCtggcaagaccccatcatcgaCTACCTAGTGAATGGAAATCTGCCAACGGATAAGTCCGAAGCTAGGAAGGTCCAACAGAAAGCCGCGAGATATTACATGCAGGGCGACAAGCTCATTCGCAGATCATACTCCGGCCCTCATCTCACTTGCATAAAGtaccctcaaacacttgaggtcCTTTGCAAAATTCATGACGGCGAGTGTGGCAACCACTCTGGGGGCAGGTCACTCGCCCAGAAGGCTCTAAACGTAGGCTATTTCTGGCCTACTATGCGCCATGACTCTACTGAATATGTCAAAAGATGTGATCGCTGCCAACGGTACAAACCAGTTCCTAGTCTGCCTGCCGAAATCTACCATCCGCAGAACAGTCCGTGGCCATTCATGCAATGGGCCATCGACTTG ATCACTGCCTTCTACAAAAAGTACGGCATCAAGCAGCATTTATCTACCCCAAGATATCCTCAAGGCAACGGCCAGGCCGAggcatccaataaaataatattggacTGTCTAAAGAAGAGATTAGAAGGCGCCGAAGGAAAATGGGTAGATGAGCTCCCTGGCGTactatgggcttatcgcacCACCAAGCGAAGATCAACTGGCGAAACCCCGTTTTCCCTCGCCTATGGAACTGAAGCGATCATTCCTCCTCACATCACTGTCCCTTCTATAGGCATCGAAGTGGGCAGTATTGAGCAGAACTCCGAGCAGATGAGACTCAACCTTGACTTACTTGAAGGCGAGCGCGAGAAGGCCATTGTCCGAGTCGCCTCCTATCAACAGCGGTTGAAGTCTTACTACGACAAAAGAGCCAAGATCAGACAATTTCAACCAGGCGACCTTGTCCTAAGAAAGGCCTTCATCACTGCACAAAGACAAGGATCtaaaaagatgaaacccaATTGGGAAGGCCCTTACATAATCAGCCGGTCCGGGGGCAGAGGAAGCTATACGCTTGACACCATGGAAGGGAAGGAGATTCCGCGACAATGGAACGCCTACCATCTCCAAAGATATTATCCATGA
- the LOC18778278 gene encoding subtilisin-like protease SBT2.5 gives MVKMRVVEFGCAVAVLFALLIVGKADVYIVTIEGEPIISYKGDVDGFEATAVESDEKIDTTSESVTSYARHLESKHDMLLGMLFEQGTYQKLYSYQHLINGFAVHISHEQAEKLMRAPGVKSVERDWKVRRLTTHTPQFLGLPTGVWPTGGGFDRAGEDIVIGFVDSGIYPQHPSFASHNSDPYGPVPKYRGKCEVDPDTKRSFCNGKIIGAHHFAKAAIAAGVFNPSIDFASPMDGDGHGSHTAAIAAGNNGIPVRMHGHEFGKASGMAPRARIAVYKALYRLFGGFVADVVAAIDQAVYDGVDILSLSVGPNSPPATTKTTYLNPFDATLLSAVKAGVFVAQAAGNGGPFPKTLVSYSPWIASVAAAIDDRRYKNHLMLGNGKILAGIGLSPSTHPNRTYTLVAANDALLDSSVVKYSPSDCQKPEVLNKNLIQGNILLCGYSFNFVVGTASIKKVSETAKSLGAIGFVLAVENVSPGTKFDPVPVGVPGILITDVSKSLDLIDYYNISTSRDWTGRVKSFKGIGSIGDGLMPILHKSAPQVALFSARGPNIKDFSFQDADLLKPDILAPGSLIWAAWSPNGTDEPDYVGEGFAMISGTSMAAPHIAGIAALIKQKHPHWSPAAIKSALMTTSTTLDRAGRPLQAQQYSETQAMKLVSATPFDYGSGHVDPRAALDPGLIFDVGYQDYLGFLCTTPGIDAREIRNYTNCACNYTIGHPSNFNSPSITVSHLVRSQTVTRTVTNVAEQETYVITTRMAPAIAIEANPPAMTLKPGASRKFSVTLTVRSVTGTYSFGEVLMKGNRGHKVRIPVVAMGYQR, from the exons ATGGTAAAAATGAGGGTTGTGGAGTTTGGGTGTGCGGTTGCAGTATTATTTGCCCTTTTAATTGTTGGCAAAGCTGATGTTTACATTGTGACGATCGAAGGAGAGCCTATTATAAGTTATAAGGGTGATGTTGATGGTTTTGAAGCCACTGCTGTGGAATCTGATGAGAAGATTGACACAACTAG TGAATCAGTCACGTCCTATGCCCGACACCTTGAGAGTAAACATGATATGCTTCTTGGGATGTTGTTTGAGCAAGGGACTTACCAGAAACTCTACAGCTATCAACATCTTATAAATGGCTTTGCAGTCCACATTTCTCATGAACAG GCAGAAAAATTGATGCGTGCTCCTGGTGTGAAATCAGTGGAGAGAGATTGGAAGGTTAGGAGACTCACAACCCACACCCCACAGTTTTTAGGGCTTCCAACTGGAGTATGGCCGACAGGAGGTGGCTTTGATAGGGCCGGAGAAGATATTGTTATAGGATTTGTGGACTCAGGGATTTACCCACAGCATCCAAGCTTTGCGTCCCACAACTCTGATCCTTATGGACCTGTTCCAAAGTACAGAGGTAAATGTGAAGTCGATCCAGACACCAAGAGGAGCTTCTGTAATGGGAAGATTATTGGAGCCCACCATTTCGCCAAAGCTGCAATAGCAGCTGGGGTATTTAATCCTTCTATTGATTTTGCCTCTCCTATGGATGGTGATGGACATGGAAG TCACACTGCAGCAATTGCAGCCGGAAATAATGGAATTCCTGTGAGAATGCATGGTCATGAATTTGGGAAAGCAAGTGGGATGGCTCCACGTGCCAG AATTGCTGTATATAAAGCCCTCTACAGGCTTTTTGGAGGGTTTGTTGCAGATGTAGTAGCCGCAATTGATCAG GCTGTATATGATGGAGTGGATATACTGAGCCTTTCAGTGGGACCAAACAGTCCTCCAGCTACCACCAAGACCACTTATTTGAATCCTTTTGATGCCACACTTCTCTCAGCTGTGAAAGCAGGTGTATTTGTTGCACAGGCAGCTGGAAATGGGGGACCTTTTCCAAAAACTTTGGTTTCCTATAGCCCTTGGATAGCATCTGTTGCTGCTGCCATCGATGATCGCAGATACAAAAACCATCTGATGCttggaaatggaaaaataTTAGCTGGAATTGGGTTGTCAC CATCAACACATCCAAATCGAACGTACACATTGGTTGCTGCAAATGATGCTCTTCTTGATTCTTCAGTAGTGAAGTATAGTCCTTCAGATTGCCAGAAACCAGAAGTTTTAAACAAGAACTTGATTCAGGGGAATATTCTTCTTTGTGGCTATTCattcaattttgttgttggtacTGCATCAATCAAGAAAGTGTCAGAAACAGCCAAAAGTCTTGGTGCAATCGGCTTTGTTCTTGCTGTGGAAAATGTTTCCCCAGGAACAAAATTTGATCCTGTTCCTGTTGGCGTTCCTGGGATTCTAATCACTGACGTTAGCAAGTCATTG GATCTTATAGATTATTACAACATTTCTACATCAAGGGATTGGACTGGTCGTGTGAAGAGCTTCAAAGGTATAGGTAGCATTGGGGACGGTTTGATGCCTATACTCCACAAATCAGCACCACAGGTGGCACTATTCTCTGCTCGAGGACCCAACATCAAAGATTTCAGCTTCCAAGATGCAGATCTTCTCAAACCAGATATTCTAGCTCCTGGTTCTCTGATTTGGGCTGCTTGGTCTCCAAATGGAACCGACGAGCCTGATTACGTTG GGGAGGGATTTGCTATGATTTCTGGAACAAGTATGGCTGCACCACATATAGCAGGAATAGCTGCTCTTATAAAGCAAAAGCACCCTCATTGGAGCCCTGCTGCCATCAAATCGGCCTTGATGACTACATCAACAACTCTGGACAGGGCTGGAAGACCTCTTCAAGCACAACAATATTCCGAAACACAAGCCATGAAGCTGGTCAGTGCCACCCCTTTTGATTATGGGAGTGGCCATGTTGATCCAAGAGCTGCCCTGGATCCTGGACTAATCTTTGACGTGG GTTATCAGGATTACTTGGGTTTCTTGTGTACAACACCTGGTATTGATGCTCGCGAAATAAGGAACTACACAAACTGCGCCTGCAATTACACCATCGGCCACCCATCAAATTTCAACTCTCCTTCAATCACAGTATCTCATCTAGTGAGAAGTCAAACGGTTACACGCACAGTCACAAATGTTGCTGAACAAGAAACTTATGTGATCACAACAAGAATGGCTCCAGCCATTGCCATTGAAGCCAACCCTCCGGCAATGACTCTGAAACCCGGTGCATCACGAAAGTTCTCAGTGACTCTCACAGTTCGGTCTGTGACCGGAACCTACAGTTTTGGAGAGGTGCTAATGAAAGGAAACCGGGGCCACAAGGTGAGGATCCCAGTGGTTGCCATGGGTTACCAACGGTAG